In one window of Pseudoalteromonas sp. GCY DNA:
- a CDS encoding LysE family translocator, which yields MRTRHKDDMMFEALLSVAVTTAVLLGSPGPAPLALAAAGASQGVKKGFPFLAGILAGLLVAVICAATGVAGLLVSQPQVTLVLKWLAAGYLIYVAYKIAANNSALGNTGAQLPSFKDGFILNLLNPKAYAACIAIFATASVPAGSNLVATLLAASVCYVVAIVVDTMWLVLGGVIFKTLNDEAVLKRIRVGFALTLVVLVLYGLFVV from the coding sequence ATGCGGACTCGTCATAAGGACGATATGATGTTTGAAGCTTTACTTTCGGTAGCGGTTACAACCGCGGTGTTACTTGGCTCTCCCGGACCTGCGCCGCTTGCACTTGCGGCAGCTGGCGCCAGCCAAGGAGTGAAAAAAGGTTTCCCGTTCTTAGCTGGTATTTTGGCGGGGTTGTTAGTAGCAGTGATCTGTGCGGCTACGGGAGTGGCTGGATTGCTGGTAAGTCAGCCTCAGGTGACGCTCGTGCTAAAGTGGCTTGCAGCCGGCTACTTAATTTACGTCGCCTATAAAATTGCAGCAAACAACTCGGCGCTTGGTAATACTGGCGCACAGCTACCTAGCTTTAAAGATGGGTTTATTCTTAACCTCCTTAACCCCAAAGCCTACGCGGCTTGCATCGCTATTTTTGCGACTGCTTCGGTGCCTGCAGGCTCAAACCTAGTTGCTACCTTGCTTGCCGCTAGCGTGTGCTACGTGGTGGCGATAGTGGTCGACACAATGTGGCTGGTATTAGGTGGTGTGATTTTTAAAACACTGAATGATGAGGCAGTACTCAAGCGGATCCGAGTTGGCTTTGCGTTGACTTTGGTTGTGCTTGTTCTTTACGGCTTATTTGTTGTTTGA
- a CDS encoding sensor histidine kinase → MAASQSNMLHPSQSFSFKYFYHISALSMLLFFLSVVFTFLAFVNKEAQEQEIERNFNLVRLSQELRLSSDQLTMMARAYAATGNPKFKQFFDEILTIRNGTSPRPKHLHRVYWDMLLVKEGQAPFEKEAPKALLTLLLENGVSTDELTMLRNAEDKSEALVSLEREAFELVAAGKNQQALKILYSEAYLQSKVQIMTHINAFLERREQDFSSLLASSNKKVKSYYGAAFVCFILLLLSLIALYNSRSAIRKSIIDYLNTEVKSQTEELIEKNKALNHAISELSETQKRLINAEKSATLVRLIPGLAHEINTPIGIAMTASSNQLLLVEGVRQRVNKNEIAKSALLHSIENIESCAKLVVNSTERITGIIDKLKIITNTGFEGEVKPVYLQPLIAHCVSELANQHPHIDITLDIPEAFAITAPERLLQQIFLPVIENAFYHAFADNSVQSPCVIISAQASKLGYTIKVTDNGGGIPHEIKDKVFDPFVVGNRTQKGLGLGLSVALAIVTQYFNGVIECETESNSGTCIIIKLPS, encoded by the coding sequence ATGGCAGCCAGTCAAAGCAACATGCTTCATCCTAGTCAGTCATTTAGCTTTAAGTACTTCTACCATATATCAGCGCTCTCCATGCTGCTTTTTTTTCTTTCTGTGGTGTTCACATTTTTGGCATTCGTCAATAAAGAAGCGCAAGAGCAAGAAATAGAAAGAAATTTTAATCTTGTTCGTTTATCCCAAGAGTTAAGACTCAGCTCAGATCAACTCACCATGATGGCTCGGGCTTATGCCGCCACGGGCAACCCTAAGTTTAAGCAATTTTTTGATGAGATCTTAACGATCCGTAATGGCACTTCCCCCCGCCCTAAGCATTTGCACCGCGTCTATTGGGACATGTTGCTGGTCAAAGAGGGTCAAGCACCATTTGAAAAAGAAGCACCAAAAGCGCTGCTGACATTATTATTAGAAAACGGGGTTTCTACGGATGAATTAACTATGTTGCGAAATGCAGAGGATAAAAGTGAAGCACTCGTGTCACTTGAGCGTGAAGCCTTTGAACTAGTAGCAGCAGGGAAAAATCAACAGGCCCTCAAGATTTTGTACAGCGAGGCTTACCTCCAAAGTAAAGTACAAATAATGACGCACATCAATGCCTTTTTAGAACGCAGAGAGCAGGATTTCAGCTCACTCCTTGCAAGCAGCAATAAAAAGGTAAAGTCCTATTATGGCGCCGCGTTTGTTTGTTTTATCTTGCTATTACTTAGTCTCATCGCGTTGTACAACTCTCGTTCGGCCATCCGTAAAAGTATTATTGATTATCTAAATACGGAGGTAAAAAGCCAAACTGAAGAGTTAATAGAAAAAAATAAAGCACTTAATCACGCGATCAGTGAACTCAGTGAGACTCAAAAGCGCCTGATAAACGCTGAAAAGTCAGCAACGCTGGTGCGATTGATCCCAGGACTTGCCCATGAGATTAACACGCCAATTGGCATCGCGATGACCGCTTCCAGTAACCAACTATTACTTGTCGAAGGAGTAAGACAAAGGGTAAATAAAAATGAAATCGCCAAGTCTGCTTTATTGCATTCGATAGAAAATATTGAAAGCTGTGCCAAGCTCGTCGTCAATAGTACCGAGCGGATCACCGGTATTATCGACAAGCTCAAAATTATCACCAATACTGGATTTGAGGGAGAAGTAAAGCCTGTTTACTTACAACCGCTTATCGCACATTGTGTGAGTGAGCTTGCCAATCAACACCCACATATTGATATTACCTTAGATATTCCCGAAGCATTTGCTATCACCGCCCCCGAAAGGTTGTTACAGCAGATCTTCCTTCCGGTGATCGAAAATGCGTTTTACCACGCCTTTGCTGATAACTCAGTGCAAAGCCCCTGCGTGATTATATCGGCTCAAGCCTCAAAACTTGGATATACGATTAAAGTCACGGACAATGGCGGCGGTATTCCACATGAAATCAAAGATAAAGTATTTGATCCTTTTGTCGTCGGTAATCGCACACAAAAAGGCTTGGGTTTAGGGCTAAGTGTTGCGCTCGCTATCGTCACTCAGTATTTTAATGGTGTAATTGAGTGTGAAACGGAATCTAATTCCGGAACATGCATCATTATCAAGTTGCCGAGCTAG
- a CDS encoding substrate-binding periplasmic protein, with the protein MVMLTLILITGLAQAKTYTVLVYHGANPPYYFEEQGKPKGIFVDIFQELAKLTSHQFEFTPLSVARGQRYFDQGKIDIEPGINKVWRAEADVPGIYSIDYAFSTEVLLGYQSRCVGKHRPEQFYGALIGKVRGYRYDNFEAHLGEDKIVVYENVSEKELLAQLEHERLDYIMIGSVTADYYISQQPKYRKFQSCYEISRLPVHMRLQPHLTELQTEINIALRRMVNDGKIKSIYAKYRLTH; encoded by the coding sequence ATGGTAATGCTTACCCTTATACTAATAACCGGCTTAGCGCAGGCGAAAACCTATACCGTACTGGTCTATCACGGTGCCAATCCTCCTTACTATTTTGAAGAACAGGGAAAACCCAAAGGTATTTTTGTCGACATTTTTCAAGAGTTGGCAAAACTGACTTCACACCAATTTGAGTTTACGCCGCTCTCTGTCGCCAGAGGACAGCGCTATTTCGACCAAGGTAAAATAGATATTGAACCGGGGATAAACAAAGTTTGGCGGGCTGAAGCGGACGTTCCTGGAATTTACAGCATCGACTACGCCTTCTCAACAGAAGTACTGCTTGGTTATCAATCTCGCTGTGTGGGCAAGCATAGGCCCGAGCAGTTTTATGGCGCATTAATCGGCAAAGTAAGAGGATATCGTTACGATAACTTTGAAGCGCACTTAGGTGAAGACAAGATCGTAGTTTATGAAAATGTATCGGAAAAAGAACTGTTAGCACAGCTTGAACATGAGCGTTTAGACTACATCATGATTGGCTCGGTGACAGCAGACTACTATATTTCACAACAACCAAAGTATCGCAAATTTCAGTCTTGCTATGAAATAAGCCGATTACCTGTACATATGCGCTTGCAGCCTCATCTAACTGAGTTACAAACGGAAATAAATATCGCCTTGCGACGAATGGTTAATGACGGAAAAATAAAATCCATCTATGCTAAGTATAGATTAACGCATTAA
- the prpB gene encoding methylisocitrate lyase, whose protein sequence is MSAGKKFREALKANKPLQIVGTINAYSAMMAKKIGHQAIYLSGGGVANASYGLPDLGMTSLNDVIADVSRITSACDLPLMVDIDTGWGGAFNIAKTIRDMEKAGAAAVHMEDQVAQKRCGHRPNKEIVSTEEMVDRIKAAVDARTDPDFFIMARTDSFAQEGLEAAIERAKAYVAAGADGIFAEAVQTEEHYRAFSEALDVPILANITEFGKTELWNKAELGEWGVDMVLYPLSAFRAMNKAAELVYQSILENGDQKAVLDTMQTRMDLYDYLGYHGYEQKLDALFAEGKNK, encoded by the coding sequence ATGAGCGCAGGAAAAAAATTTCGTGAAGCACTAAAAGCCAATAAACCGCTTCAAATCGTCGGCACTATCAACGCATATAGCGCGATGATGGCAAAGAAAATCGGTCATCAAGCTATCTATCTTTCTGGTGGTGGCGTTGCTAATGCATCTTATGGTTTACCTGACTTAGGAATGACATCTCTAAATGATGTAATTGCAGATGTAAGTCGCATTACCTCGGCTTGTGATCTACCTTTAATGGTCGACATTGATACTGGATGGGGCGGCGCATTCAATATTGCAAAAACCATCCGAGATATGGAAAAAGCAGGTGCAGCCGCGGTACATATGGAAGATCAAGTAGCGCAAAAGCGTTGTGGTCACCGTCCAAATAAAGAAATCGTGTCGACCGAAGAAATGGTTGACCGCATTAAAGCGGCAGTCGATGCGCGCACTGATCCTGACTTTTTCATTATGGCGAGAACGGATTCGTTTGCGCAAGAAGGGTTAGAAGCGGCAATTGAGCGTGCAAAAGCCTATGTTGCGGCAGGCGCTGATGGCATTTTTGCAGAAGCGGTACAAACTGAAGAACACTATCGCGCATTCAGCGAAGCACTTGATGTGCCCATCCTCGCGAATATCACTGAGTTTGGTAAGACAGAACTTTGGAACAAAGCTGAGCTGGGTGAGTGGGGCGTAGATATGGTGCTTTACCCATTGAGTGCGTTCAGAGCGATGAACAAAGCGGCAGAGCTGGTGTATCAATCTATTTTAGAAAATGGAGACCAGAAAGCGGTACTCGATACCATGCAAACCCGTATGGATTTGTATGATTACCTTGGCTATCACGGTTATGAGCAAAAGCTTGATGCATTATTTGCCGAAGGTAAAAATAAGTAA
- the prpF gene encoding 2-methylaconitate cis-trans isomerase PrpF, with product MSQFKPQIKIPATYMRGGTSKGVFFNLTDLPEYAQQPGEARDNLLLRVIGSPDPYGKHTDGMGGATSSTSKTVILSKSDKADHDVNYLFGQVAIDKPFIDWSGNCGNLTAAVGAFAISNGLVDADKVPENGVAVVKIWQANISKTIVAHIPISNGEVQETGDFELDGVTFPAAEVVVEFMDPSDPDVDMFPSGNLVDTLTVPDEGTFEVTMISAGIPTLFFRASDLGYKGTELQEAINGDSAALERFEKIRAYGAVKMGLIGHIDEAKVRQHTPKIAFVAPAKSYAASSGKAVEANTIDLNVRALSMGKLHHAMMGTAAVAIATAAAIPGTLVNEAAGGGDLNSVTFGHPSGTLKVGAEALQESGRWQAKKAIMSRSARVLMEGFVRVPEA from the coding sequence ATGAGCCAGTTTAAGCCTCAAATTAAAATTCCCGCTACTTATATGCGTGGCGGCACCTCTAAAGGGGTGTTCTTCAATTTAACGGATTTACCCGAGTATGCTCAGCAACCGGGTGAAGCGCGAGATAACTTGCTGTTACGTGTGATTGGCAGTCCAGATCCCTATGGTAAACATACCGATGGCATGGGTGGCGCAACTTCCAGTACCAGCAAAACGGTGATTTTAAGTAAAAGCGACAAAGCCGACCACGACGTGAATTATCTTTTTGGTCAGGTTGCTATCGACAAACCTTTTATCGATTGGAGCGGAAATTGCGGCAATTTAACAGCCGCAGTGGGGGCGTTTGCGATTAGTAATGGCTTAGTCGACGCCGATAAAGTGCCAGAGAACGGCGTCGCCGTCGTTAAAATCTGGCAGGCGAATATTAGCAAAACCATAGTGGCGCATATTCCAATCAGCAATGGAGAAGTGCAAGAGACGGGCGATTTTGAACTGGATGGTGTAACCTTTCCAGCGGCGGAAGTGGTTGTTGAGTTTATGGATCCAAGCGACCCGGATGTTGATATGTTTCCATCGGGCAATCTCGTCGATACGTTAACAGTGCCTGATGAAGGCACTTTTGAAGTGACCATGATAAGTGCCGGGATCCCAACGCTTTTCTTCCGTGCTTCCGATTTAGGTTATAAAGGTACAGAGTTACAAGAAGCGATTAATGGAGACTCAGCTGCACTAGAGCGATTTGAAAAGATCCGTGCTTATGGCGCAGTTAAAATGGGTTTAATAGGTCATATTGACGAAGCGAAAGTTCGCCAACATACCCCAAAAATTGCTTTTGTTGCACCAGCTAAATCTTATGCTGCGTCGAGCGGTAAAGCAGTGGAAGCCAATACCATCGACTTAAACGTTCGTGCGTTATCTATGGGTAAGTTGCACCATGCGATGATGGGAACCGCTGCTGTGGCGATAGCAACCGCGGCGGCAATTCCTGGCACCCTAGTTAACGAAGCCGCTGGTGGTGGTGATCTTAACTCTGTGACCTTTGGACATCCGTCAGGCACCTTAAAGGTTGGCGCTGAAGCACTACAAGAGTCGGGTCGCTGGCAAGCTAAAAAAGCCATTATGAGCCGTAGCGCTCGCGTGTTAATGGAAGGCTTTGTTCGCGTCCCTGAGGCGTAG
- a CDS encoding GntR family transcriptional regulator: MSFFDEQAVTSSDKAFFRMRKEIVEGEIAAGSKLSEMELSTKYEVSRAVVREAINRLESCHLVERKANVGARVVTLTPEGLMELYQIREALEGMAARLAAQHMTEAEIQDLEGLLSSQFDEVKNQHSYYQEAGDLDFHYRIILGSKNASLISMLVNGLYHLVRMYRVQLGMAGPRVTTAFDEHKHIVRAISNRDPELAEILMRRHIQYSKNNIATKLASNQSHF; the protein is encoded by the coding sequence ATGAGCTTTTTTGACGAGCAAGCGGTTACTTCTTCTGATAAAGCATTCTTTCGCATGCGAAAGGAAATTGTAGAAGGTGAAATAGCTGCAGGTTCTAAGCTCAGCGAAATGGAATTGTCGACAAAGTATGAAGTCAGCAGAGCGGTTGTCCGCGAGGCTATCAATCGCTTGGAGTCATGTCACTTAGTTGAGCGTAAAGCCAATGTAGGAGCACGCGTTGTTACCCTCACACCGGAAGGGCTGATGGAGCTTTATCAGATCCGTGAAGCACTAGAAGGTATGGCGGCAAGACTTGCTGCACAGCACATGACTGAAGCTGAAATCCAAGACTTAGAAGGTTTGTTGTCGAGTCAATTCGATGAAGTCAAAAACCAACATTCTTATTATCAAGAAGCGGGCGATCTCGACTTTCATTACCGCATTATTCTTGGTAGTAAAAATGCGAGCCTTATCTCAATGCTAGTCAATGGACTGTACCACTTGGTACGTATGTATCGTGTGCAGTTAGGGATGGCCGGTCCCCGCGTCACCACGGCATTTGACGAGCATAAACATATCGTTCGTGCGATCAGCAACCGCGACCCAGAACTGGCAGAAATACTGATGCGTCGACATATTCAATATTCTAAAAATAATATCGCAACCAAGTTAGCAAGCAATCAATCACACTTTTAA
- the acnD gene encoding Fe/S-dependent 2-methylisocitrate dehydratase AcnD, whose translation MNTQFRKRLPDSELCYYDTKEAVEAIKPGSYETLPYTSRVLAENLVRRAEPEKLNDYLEQIIERRRDLDFPWFPSRVVCHDILGQTALVDLAGLRDAIAEKGGDPAKVNPVVPTQLIVDHSLAVEHAGYEEDAFEKNRAIEDRRNDDRFHFINWTKTAFKNVDVIPPGNGILHQINLEKMSPVIQARDGVAFPDTLVGTDSHTPHVDALGVIAVGVGGLEAESVMLGRASYMRLPDIVGVEIVGKRQPGITATDIVLAITEFLRKERVVSSYLEFFGEGTQDLNLGDRATISNMTPEYGATAAMFYIDEQTIDYLKLTGRDDEQIKLVEKYAKLTGLWADSLENVQYERVLKFDLSTVTRNIAGPSNPHRRVATNDLANQGIVKEIEAPKEGLMPDGAVIIAAITSCTNTSNPRNVVAAGLLARNANKLGLARKPWVKTSFAPGSKTVRSYMEEANLLSELEQLGFGIVAFACTTCNGMSGALDPKIQQEVIDRDLYSTAVLSGNRNFDGRIHPYAKQAFLASPPLVVAYAIAGTVRFDIENGVLGRDQEGNPVTLKDIWPSDEEIDAVIKESVKPEQFRAVYEPMFDLTVDYGEDNDPLYQWRPTSTYIRRPPYWEGALASERTMKGMRPLAILGDNITTDHLSPSNAILASSAAGEYLAKMGLPEEDFNSYATHRGDHLTAQRATFANPKLLNEMVVENGEVVQGSLARVEPEGKVTRMWEAIETYMERKQPLIIVAGADYGQGSSRDWAAKGVRLAGVEVIAAEGFERIHRTNLIGMGVLPLEFKAGTTRKTLELDGTETYDVEGEPAPGATLTLVINRQSGERVEVPVTCRLDTFEEVSIYSAGGVLQRFAQDFLEAEGV comes from the coding sequence ATGAATACTCAATTCCGTAAACGTTTACCTGATTCTGAGCTTTGCTATTACGATACAAAAGAAGCGGTAGAAGCCATCAAACCAGGTAGCTACGAGACTTTACCTTACACCTCGCGCGTCCTTGCTGAAAACTTAGTTCGCCGCGCTGAGCCTGAAAAACTGAATGATTATCTTGAACAGATCATCGAGCGTCGTCGCGATTTGGACTTTCCGTGGTTTCCTTCACGCGTTGTGTGTCACGATATTTTGGGACAAACCGCGCTAGTCGACCTTGCGGGTTTGCGTGATGCTATCGCTGAAAAAGGCGGCGATCCGGCTAAAGTCAACCCAGTCGTACCGACTCAGCTGATTGTAGATCACAGCTTAGCTGTAGAGCACGCCGGTTATGAAGAAGATGCTTTTGAGAAAAACCGCGCGATTGAAGATCGTCGAAATGACGACCGTTTTCACTTTATCAACTGGACCAAAACGGCATTTAAAAACGTCGATGTGATCCCGCCTGGCAACGGTATTTTGCACCAAATCAATTTGGAAAAAATGTCGCCGGTTATTCAAGCGCGCGACGGCGTTGCGTTTCCTGATACGCTTGTTGGTACCGACAGCCACACGCCACACGTTGATGCACTCGGTGTTATTGCTGTTGGTGTAGGTGGCCTTGAGGCGGAAAGCGTGATGCTCGGTCGTGCATCCTACATGCGACTGCCGGATATTGTCGGGGTTGAAATCGTTGGCAAACGCCAACCGGGGATCACCGCAACGGATATCGTCTTGGCGATCACTGAGTTTTTGCGTAAAGAGCGTGTGGTTTCTAGCTACTTAGAGTTTTTTGGTGAAGGTACGCAAGACCTTAATTTAGGTGACCGTGCGACAATTTCAAACATGACGCCAGAGTATGGCGCAACAGCGGCCATGTTTTACATCGATGAGCAAACCATTGATTATTTGAAGCTCACAGGCCGTGATGACGAGCAAATCAAGTTGGTGGAAAAATACGCTAAGCTAACAGGGCTTTGGGCTGATTCCCTAGAAAACGTGCAGTACGAGCGTGTACTTAAGTTCGATTTGTCAACGGTGACGCGTAATATTGCGGGTCCTTCAAATCCGCATCGCCGTGTTGCAACCAACGACCTTGCTAATCAAGGTATCGTCAAAGAGATTGAAGCGCCAAAAGAGGGCTTGATGCCAGATGGTGCCGTGATCATCGCTGCGATCACTAGCTGTACCAATACCAGTAACCCACGTAACGTGGTTGCCGCAGGTCTGCTGGCGCGTAATGCCAACAAATTAGGCCTTGCCCGTAAACCTTGGGTGAAAACGTCATTTGCACCAGGTTCAAAAACGGTACGCTCCTATATGGAAGAAGCAAATCTGTTATCTGAACTTGAGCAACTTGGCTTTGGTATTGTCGCTTTCGCTTGTACGACCTGTAACGGCATGAGTGGCGCACTTGACCCGAAAATTCAACAAGAAGTGATTGACCGCGATTTATACTCAACGGCAGTGTTATCGGGTAACCGTAACTTTGACGGTCGAATTCACCCTTACGCAAAACAAGCCTTCTTAGCTTCACCGCCACTAGTTGTGGCCTATGCAATTGCTGGCACCGTGCGCTTTGATATTGAAAATGGTGTTTTAGGTCGCGACCAAGAGGGCAATCCGGTCACGCTTAAAGATATCTGGCCAAGCGATGAAGAAATCGATGCGGTGATTAAAGAAAGCGTAAAACCAGAGCAGTTCCGCGCTGTTTATGAGCCAATGTTTGACCTCACGGTAGACTATGGTGAAGACAACGACCCACTTTATCAGTGGCGTCCAACGAGTACCTATATTCGTCGCCCTCCTTATTGGGAAGGGGCACTCGCGAGCGAGCGTACTATGAAAGGCATGCGTCCATTAGCGATTTTAGGTGACAACATCACGACTGACCATTTGTCGCCATCGAATGCGATTTTGGCAAGCAGTGCGGCGGGTGAATATCTAGCCAAGATGGGCTTACCAGAGGAAGATTTTAACTCATACGCCACACACCGAGGTGATCACTTAACGGCGCAACGTGCGACATTCGCCAACCCTAAACTGTTAAACGAAATGGTGGTTGAAAACGGTGAAGTGGTACAAGGTTCACTGGCGCGTGTTGAACCTGAGGGCAAAGTCACCAGAATGTGGGAAGCAATCGAAACCTACATGGAGCGTAAACAGCCACTGATCATCGTCGCTGGTGCAGATTACGGCCAAGGTTCGTCTCGTGACTGGGCTGCAAAAGGTGTGCGTTTAGCTGGGGTAGAAGTTATCGCAGCAGAAGGATTTGAGCGTATTCACCGTACCAACTTAATTGGTATGGGTGTACTACCGCTTGAGTTTAAAGCGGGCACTACCCGTAAAACGCTTGAACTCGATGGTACAGAAACCTATGACGTTGAGGGTGAACCTGCACCAGGTGCTACATTAACTCTCGTGATTAACCGTCAAAGTGGTGAGCGTGTAGAGGTGCCTGTGACTTGTCGATTAGATACCTTTGAAGAAGTCTCTATTTACTCTGCTGGCGGCGTGTTACAACGCTTTGCTCAAGACTTCCTCGAAGCGGAAGGCGTATAA
- a CDS encoding substrate-binding periplasmic protein yields the protein MTITVVGRLILFILLISPLPLWAKLQVVTELSPPNQTIENHQVAGSSTNLVKAILKAAELEGQFSIYPWARAFKLAQHDKHTLIYSIAKTPAREDSFHWIGPVAVFHLGFVTNRYREDIKIQSLEDAKQYKIAVQRGDIAEGTLKALGFNFVQTSDIEKSYELLVANRVDLVIDDPRYIKTMAMELNLPADHFAFLYDVEALSVQGYLATNNQLPADIVERLRIAFAKVSKTEAYRKVLEL from the coding sequence ATGACGATTACTGTTGTTGGACGTCTAATACTGTTTATTTTGCTGATTAGCCCGTTGCCATTATGGGCGAAATTACAGGTTGTTACGGAACTTTCTCCACCCAATCAAACCATAGAAAACCACCAAGTTGCGGGCTCAAGTACCAATCTGGTCAAAGCGATTTTAAAAGCTGCTGAACTCGAGGGACAATTTTCTATTTACCCTTGGGCTAGAGCTTTTAAATTAGCGCAGCATGACAAACATACCTTAATTTATAGCATCGCAAAGACCCCCGCGAGAGAAGACAGTTTTCATTGGATTGGCCCTGTTGCTGTATTTCATTTAGGGTTTGTTACCAATCGCTATCGTGAGGACATAAAAATCCAATCACTTGAGGATGCCAAACAATACAAAATAGCAGTTCAGCGTGGTGATATCGCCGAAGGCACACTTAAAGCACTCGGGTTTAACTTTGTTCAAACCAGCGACATCGAAAAGTCATATGAATTACTCGTCGCAAATCGCGTTGATTTGGTGATTGATGACCCGCGTTATATCAAAACCATGGCCATGGAGCTTAATCTTCCAGCCGACCACTTTGCCTTTTTATACGATGTGGAAGCACTCTCGGTACAAGGTTACCTTGCAACGAATAATCAGTTACCAGCCGATATTGTCGAACGATTACGTATTGCGTTTGCGAAAGTAAGTAAAACAGAAGCTTACCGTAAGGTATTGGAGCTCTAG
- a CDS encoding GNAT family N-acetyltransferase produces MIVPPGENNVPISDIRVEFSGSAFALRTLRAGEYQRLERLFSLRYGDEYEAQELLQLRQQRVLVPFLQAAEDKSKHCICVRQTQTREMLGMILITVDDSAAKKVLVEESWLIHDTLFDKVFCLFVTEYLNTLGFALVEFRVDERNDLVRRLVEQLGAHFDGILRREGVYRNGCFNLAVYSISQDEWQCVVPLYSIYKALPQ; encoded by the coding sequence ATGATCGTCCCACCAGGTGAAAACAACGTCCCCATAAGTGACATCCGTGTTGAGTTTTCGGGCTCGGCATTTGCTTTGAGAACGTTAAGAGCGGGTGAATATCAACGGTTGGAGCGTCTGTTTTCGCTCAGGTATGGTGATGAGTATGAGGCTCAAGAATTATTACAGTTGCGACAACAAAGAGTGCTAGTACCTTTTTTACAAGCAGCTGAAGATAAATCAAAGCACTGTATTTGTGTGCGGCAAACTCAAACGCGCGAAATGCTTGGCATGATCTTAATTACAGTCGATGATTCAGCGGCCAAAAAAGTGCTGGTAGAAGAGAGTTGGCTTATCCACGATACTCTGTTCGACAAGGTGTTTTGTTTATTCGTAACAGAGTATTTGAATACTCTAGGCTTCGCTTTGGTTGAATTTAGAGTCGACGAGCGTAATGATTTAGTACGCCGGTTGGTTGAGCAGCTTGGTGCGCACTTTGATGGCATATTACGTCGTGAAGGTGTTTATCGGAACGGGTGCTTCAACCTTGCTGTGTACTCTATTTCTCAGGACGAGTGGCAGTGTGTTGTTCCTCTGTATTCTATTTACAAAGCATTGCCGCAATAA
- the prpC gene encoding bifunctional 2-methylcitrate synthase/citrate synthase translates to MAKVLSGAGLRGQVAGKTALSTVGKSGSGLTYRGYDVKDLAENCQFEEVAHLILKGNLPNQTELDAYKSELKAMRGLPQALKEVLERIPADAHPMDVLRTGCSMLGNLEGEASFDEQGKVTDRMLASFPSIICYWYRFSHDGVRIDVETDDDSIGAHFLHLLHGEKPSELHERVMHVSLILYAEHEFNASTFTARVCASTLSDMHSCITGAIGSLRGPLHGGANEAAMEMIERFESADHAEQEMMGMLERKEKIMGFGHAIYSECDPRNEIIKRWSEKLAADVGDTVLYPVSVRCEEVMWREKKLFCNADFFHASAYNFMKIPTKLFTPIFVMSRLTGWAAHVMEQRADNRIIRPSAEYTGEELRPVPAISER, encoded by the coding sequence ATGGCTAAAGTACTAAGTGGCGCGGGTCTTCGTGGTCAAGTAGCAGGAAAAACAGCACTATCAACGGTAGGTAAGTCGGGCTCAGGTTTGACTTATCGTGGTTACGATGTAAAGGATCTAGCTGAAAATTGTCAGTTTGAGGAGGTTGCTCACCTTATCCTTAAAGGTAACTTACCAAATCAAACTGAACTAGACGCTTATAAAAGCGAGCTAAAAGCAATGCGCGGTTTGCCGCAGGCGTTAAAAGAAGTATTAGAACGTATTCCTGCTGACGCACATCCAATGGACGTATTACGTACGGGTTGTTCAATGCTTGGCAATCTTGAAGGTGAAGCAAGCTTTGATGAGCAAGGTAAAGTAACTGATCGCATGCTAGCAAGCTTTCCAAGCATTATTTGTTACTGGTATCGCTTTAGCCATGATGGCGTTCGTATCGATGTGGAGACGGATGACGATTCAATCGGTGCACATTTCTTACACTTATTGCACGGCGAAAAACCAAGTGAACTCCATGAACGTGTGATGCACGTATCACTTATCCTTTATGCAGAGCACGAATTTAACGCGTCGACCTTTACTGCTCGTGTTTGTGCCTCAACGCTTTCTGATATGCATTCTTGTATTACCGGTGCAATTGGCTCTCTACGAGGTCCTCTTCACGGTGGTGCTAACGAAGCGGCAATGGAAATGATTGAGCGCTTTGAATCTGCGGATCACGCAGAGCAAGAAATGATGGGTATGCTTGAGCGTAAAGAGAAGATCATGGGCTTTGGCCACGCTATCTATTCAGAATGTGACCCTCGTAACGAAATCATCAAACGTTGGTCTGAAAAACTAGCGGCAGATGTCGGTGACACAGTACTTTACCCTGTGTCTGTACGCTGTGAAGAAGTCATGTGGCGCGAGAAAAAACTATTCTGTAATGCCGATTTCTTCCATGCATCAGCCTATAACTTCATGAAGATCCCGACTAAATTGTTCACACCAATCTTTGTTATGTCACGCTTAACTGGTTGGGCTGCACACGTTATGGAGCAGCGCGCAGATAACCGTATCATTCGTCCATCGGCGGAATACACCGGCGAGGAGCTACGTCCAGTTCCTGCCATTTCTGAGCGTTAA